One window of Esox lucius isolate fEsoLuc1 chromosome 25, fEsoLuc1.pri, whole genome shotgun sequence genomic DNA carries:
- the LOC114834251 gene encoding signaling lymphocytic activation molecule-like, protein MVQAGHRSRAPVSAPYIRHKTQSLSLASPLKQESCSVVCTVKNGRDVTLSWYRGEERINQTSNPDTNKTLFLPLEVKVDNDIYSCVANNPVSDQTIKLSIEEHCQPHSGPTEPPSTTVNKYVLPGLLITVCFMTVGLLVWINGKNCDLKHQDTTDIIYKDVQLLWNTNTLHSTTRMRGTDEDSHLLYQQPPLISVLHTRETSAIGIVEC, encoded by the exons aTGGTGCAGGCAGGACACAGGAGCAGAG CTCCAGTGTCTGCCCCTTATAtcagacacaaaacacagagtCTCTCATTGGCCAGCCCGTTAAAACAAGAGAGCTGTTCAGTGGTGTGCACTGTGAAGAACGGAAGAGACGTGACCCTGTCATGgtacagaggagaggagagaatcaACCAGACCAGCAACCCAGATACCAACAAAACTCTCTTTTTACCTCTGGAGGTAAAAGTGGATAATGACATTTACAGCTGTGTGGCTAACAATCCTGTCAGTGACCAGACAATCAAACTCAGCATTGAGGAGCACTGTCAGCCACATTCAG GTCCAACTGAACCGCCGTCAACAACTGTAAACAAATATGTCCTGCCTGGGCTGCTGATAACAGTTTGCTTTATGACAGTTGGGTTACTGGTATGGATAAACGGGAAAAACTGTGACTTAAAACATCAAG ATACTACTGATATAATCTATAAAGATGTCCAACTGTTATGgaatacaaatacattacattcG ACAACAAGGATGAGAGGTACAGATGAAGACAGTCACCTGTTATACCAGCAGCCACCGTTGATCAGTGTTCTTCACACTAGGGAGACATCAGCAATA GGAATCGTGGAATGTTGA